The Longimicrobium sp. genome contains a region encoding:
- a CDS encoding NYN domain-containing protein, with protein sequence MTSNPSPARPPKVEIFVDGSNFNLALHQERIAFGVDVNLLATRLSRGYHFAKLRYYTSPLPDVNSPAYRRQQKFFDELRRSGRIELVLGRHEPRWDRSGRRYHVEKETDVNLAVDMVIGAYEDRFDVAMLVAGDTDYVRAVRAVQSRGKRVTWCHLPAQKHTDQLAQTCDAQCELDEKFLRTCALGRRTD encoded by the coding sequence GTGACCTCGAATCCCTCCCCCGCTCGGCCGCCCAAGGTCGAGATCTTCGTCGACGGCAGCAACTTCAACCTGGCGCTGCACCAGGAGCGCATCGCGTTCGGGGTAGACGTCAACCTGCTCGCGACACGTCTCAGCCGCGGGTACCACTTCGCCAAGCTCCGCTACTACACGTCGCCGCTCCCGGACGTGAACAGCCCCGCGTACCGCCGCCAGCAGAAGTTCTTCGACGAGCTTCGGCGCAGCGGGCGCATCGAGTTGGTGCTGGGGCGGCACGAGCCGCGGTGGGACAGGAGCGGACGCCGCTATCACGTCGAGAAGGAGACCGACGTGAACCTGGCCGTCGACATGGTCATCGGCGCCTACGAGGACCGCTTCGACGTCGCGATGCTCGTGGCGGGCGACACGGACTACGTCCGCGCGGTCCGCGCCGTTCAATCACGCGGCAAGCGCGTGACCTGGTGTCATCTTCCCGCCCAGAAGCACACCGACCAGCTGGCACAAACCTGCGACGCTCAGTGTGAGCTGGACGAGAAGTTCCTGCGCACCTGCGCACTCGGCCGGCGAACGGACTGA